A stretch of Mesorhizobium sp. M2A.F.Ca.ET.046.03.2.1 DNA encodes these proteins:
- a CDS encoding type II toxin-antitoxin system HicA family toxin, with amino-acid sequence MPPRLTVREVIRMLEADGWYLVATKGSHRQYKHKIKAGRVTVAGKPSEEVAPGTLNSILKQSGLKE; translated from the coding sequence ATGCCGCCCCGGCTTACGGTCCGCGAAGTAATTCGCATGCTGGAGGCCGACGGTTGGTATCTGGTTGCAACCAAAGGCAGCCATCGCCAATATAAGCACAAAATCAAAGCCGGCCGCGTCACCGTGGCCGGCAAGCCGTCTGAAGAGGTTGCGCCAGGAACGCTGAACAGCATTCTCAAGCAGTCCGGCTTAAAGGAGTGA
- a CDS encoding type II toxin-antitoxin system HicB family antitoxin codes for MRYAVVIEKAGSNFSAYVPDLPGCIATGATVPEVENEIRDAIRFHIEGLRADGLEVPKAVSLAEYVEA; via the coding sequence ATGCGCTACGCGGTGGTGATCGAAAAAGCCGGAAGCAACTTTTCCGCATATGTTCCTGACCTGCCAGGCTGCATCGCGACAGGTGCAACAGTGCCTGAAGTGGAGAACGAAATCCGCGACGCAATTCGTTTCCACATAGAGGGTCTGCGCGCCGATGGGCTGGAAGTTCCCAAGGCAGTCAGTCTCGCTGAGTATGTTGAAGCATAG
- a CDS encoding pyridoxamine 5'-phosphate oxidase family protein produces MDQEIKNKIQALLDQHRIMTVATLRPDGWPQATTVGYVNDGLTLYFLCGLDSQKAANLARDDRLSLTIDHDAPQVMEITGLSMAARAQPVEDRAEAEKVLRMLPMKYPPQTSMPGPMPTPDQVRIFRVMPTVISVLDYSKGFGHTDLVTC; encoded by the coding sequence ATGGACCAGGAGATCAAAAACAAGATCCAGGCACTGCTGGATCAGCACCGGATCATGACGGTCGCAACGCTGAGGCCGGACGGCTGGCCGCAGGCGACGACTGTGGGCTACGTCAATGATGGCCTCACCCTTTACTTCCTCTGCGGCCTGGACAGCCAGAAGGCGGCAAATCTGGCGCGGGACGATCGCCTGTCGCTGACCATAGACCACGACGCGCCGCAGGTGATGGAGATCACCGGGCTTTCCATGGCGGCGCGGGCGCAGCCGGTGGAAGACCGCGCCGAGGCCGAGAAGGTTCTGCGCATGCTGCCGATGAAGTATCCGCCGCAAACCTCGATGCCCGGTCCGATGCCGACGCCGGATCAGGTCCGCATCTTCCGCGTGATGCCGACAGTGATCTCCGTGCTCGACTACTCGAAGGGTTTTGGCCACACGGATCTGGTCACCTGCTGA
- a CDS encoding Tim44 domain-containing protein → MSKSRTIKVASILMILLMALGTVSIGTAEARMGGSFGSRGSRTYQAPAPTRTAPYTAPVTRSMTPQPTQSIPSSQSFPGSARPGFWRGFGGGFVGGLVGGLFFQGLFGMMLGHGFGGIGGGLSFIFQLLLIGGLVMLAMRFLNRDNAAPANMRNAGGPFGRQGWGGAPPSYSSNAASFGSADASGADEIGITDADRDAFERILGEVQAAFTREDHQGLRRLTTPEMVSYLSEELADNATHGLKNEVTNLRLLKGEVAEAWREGSRDYATVAMRWSAIDTMQNRQTGAVEKGDPNNPVEATELWTFARQAGGPWLLSAIQDASG, encoded by the coding sequence ATGTCGAAGTCACGAACGATCAAAGTCGCGTCGATCCTCATGATCCTGCTGATGGCGCTCGGGACCGTCTCAATCGGCACCGCCGAGGCGCGCATGGGCGGCAGCTTCGGCAGCCGTGGCAGCCGCACCTATCAGGCGCCCGCGCCGACCAGGACGGCCCCTTATACGGCGCCTGTCACGCGCTCGATGACGCCACAACCCACCCAGTCCATCCCATCATCGCAGTCGTTTCCCGGCTCCGCGCGTCCCGGCTTCTGGCGTGGTTTCGGCGGCGGTTTTGTCGGCGGTCTTGTGGGAGGACTGTTCTTCCAGGGCCTGTTCGGCATGATGCTGGGCCATGGTTTCGGCGGCATTGGCGGCGGGCTGAGCTTCATCTTCCAGCTGCTCTTGATCGGCGGCCTCGTGATGCTGGCGATGCGCTTCCTCAATCGAGACAATGCCGCGCCTGCCAATATGCGAAACGCCGGCGGTCCGTTCGGACGGCAAGGCTGGGGCGGCGCGCCGCCCAGCTATTCGTCCAACGCCGCAAGCTTCGGCTCCGCTGACGCATCAGGAGCCGATGAAATCGGCATCACTGACGCTGATCGCGACGCGTTCGAACGAATCCTTGGCGAGGTGCAGGCTGCCTTCACTCGTGAGGATCACCAGGGATTGCGCCGGCTGACGACCCCCGAAATGGTTTCCTACCTTTCGGAGGAACTGGCCGACAACGCGACCCACGGCCTCAAGAACGAGGTTACAAACCTTAGGCTGCTGAAGGGCGAAGTGGCGGAGGCGTGGCGGGAAGGCTCGCGCGACTACGCCACCGTGGCGATGCGCTGGTCGGCGATCGATACCATGCAAAACCGCCAGACCGGCGCCGTCGAGAAGGGCGATCCCAACAATCCGGTCGAAGCGACCGAGCTGTGGACCTTCGCCCGTCAGGCCGGAGGACCATGGCTGCTGTCCGCGATCCAGGACGCGTCCGGTTAA
- a CDS encoding GH25 family lysozyme — MRIFGVVSFVLAALCLAGCSSTSGADALQLPSNETTSSVVRPSAPVSKGMSTVQREKTVETASMSGMARITPPAPLLDEGNASPGDENPRPFGLAEEETVNFPATDLPDSVEPPVQEAALVSPPKRLSRAAPAMLAGPVTRYAFRDAKPINFGRSSPRHLAVHGVDVSRWQGNINWSKLRAQGANFAYIKATDGGDHLDPMFMKNWRNADAAGLKRGAYHFFYWCRTAGEQADWFIRNVPKMDGALPPVIDVEWNGESSCRRKPSREKVLEKMQVFMDKLERHYGQRPIIYTSPDFYRDNLRGAFLDYPFWLRAVAAHPSKVYPGRKWLFWQYSGSGLSHGVTGRIDLNVFHGDERQWRAWLGGGGQMMADAD, encoded by the coding sequence ATGCGGATTTTTGGCGTCGTCAGTTTCGTGCTCGCAGCGCTTTGCCTTGCCGGCTGCTCGTCCACGTCGGGCGCCGATGCCCTGCAACTGCCGTCCAACGAGACGACGAGCTCGGTCGTGCGGCCGAGCGCGCCGGTTTCGAAGGGCATGAGCACGGTCCAGCGGGAGAAAACCGTAGAGACCGCATCGATGTCGGGCATGGCGCGCATCACGCCGCCGGCGCCGCTGCTCGACGAGGGTAACGCGAGCCCCGGCGACGAAAATCCGCGCCCGTTCGGACTCGCCGAGGAGGAGACGGTAAACTTCCCGGCGACCGATCTCCCGGACAGCGTCGAGCCGCCGGTGCAGGAGGCGGCGCTCGTCTCGCCGCCGAAGCGGCTGTCGCGCGCCGCGCCCGCCATGCTTGCCGGCCCGGTCACGCGCTATGCCTTCCGCGATGCCAAGCCGATCAATTTCGGCCGCTCCTCGCCGCGCCATCTGGCCGTGCATGGGGTCGACGTCTCGCGCTGGCAGGGCAACATCAATTGGAGCAAGCTGCGCGCCCAGGGCGCCAACTTCGCCTATATCAAGGCGACCGATGGCGGCGACCATCTCGACCCGATGTTCATGAAGAACTGGCGCAACGCCGACGCCGCCGGGCTGAAGCGCGGCGCCTATCATTTCTTCTACTGGTGCCGCACGGCGGGTGAGCAGGCCGACTGGTTCATCCGCAACGTGCCGAAGATGGACGGCGCATTGCCGCCGGTGATCGACGTCGAGTGGAACGGCGAATCCTCCTGCAGGCGCAAGCCTTCGCGCGAAAAGGTGCTGGAGAAGATGCAGGTCTTCATGGACAAGCTGGAGCGCCACTACGGCCAGCGTCCCATCATCTACACCAGCCCTGATTTCTATCGCGACAATTTGCGCGGCGCCTTCCTGGATTATCCGTTCTGGCTGCGCGCCGTGGCGGCGCATCCGTCAAAAGTCTATCCGGGCCGCAAATGGCTGTTCTGGCAGTATTCGGGCTCCGGCCTGTCGCATGGCGTGACAGGCCGCATCGACCTCAACGTCTTCCACGGCGATGAGCGGCAATGGCGCGCCTGGCTGGGCGGCGGCGGCCAGATGATGGCCGACGCGGACTGA
- a CDS encoding VOC family protein produces MIDHITIEVSDLAKSKLFYEQAFTPLGYRLSFGKHGIFWAFDVGNGCLFEIQSTGEKPPLTHLHVAFRVKSKAEVDAFHRAALAAGATDNGAPGRRPDYAENYYACFVLDPDGYNIEAMINEG; encoded by the coding sequence ATGATCGACCACATCACCATCGAAGTCAGCGACCTCGCCAAGAGCAAGCTCTTCTACGAACAGGCCTTCACGCCGTTGGGGTATCGCCTTTCCTTCGGCAAGCACGGCATTTTCTGGGCCTTCGATGTCGGCAATGGCTGCCTGTTCGAGATCCAGAGCACGGGCGAGAAGCCGCCGCTCACCCATCTGCATGTCGCGTTTCGGGTGAAGAGCAAGGCGGAGGTCGATGCGTTCCATCGCGCGGCGCTCGCGGCGGGCGCGACGGACAACGGCGCGCCGGGGCGGCGCCCGGATTATGCGGAAAATTACTACGCCTGCTTTGTGCTTGACCCCGATGGCTACAACATCGAGGCGATGATCAACGAGGGGTGA